A genomic window from Haladaptatus caseinilyticus includes:
- a CDS encoding M55 family metallopeptidase: protein MNVFVSADMEGITGIADPRDVVKDEADYDDGRKLMVGDVNAAVEGSLAAGAERVLVNDSHSSMTNLPRSALHDGARLIRGGTKPRSMMQGLTADHGVAFFIGYHAKAGTPAAVLNHTFYAQELVALRVNDGEVGELGWNAGLARSLGVPIGLVTGDDATETEARDELGDVETAVVKDGIDRFTADCLPIEAARERIRTAAERAVRRAATDDFEQSVPDEPIAIEADWATTNQAARAAGLPSVERAGGRTTRVEGTDYAGVFEASVAMLRAAGAGRNEWYG from the coding sequence ATGAACGTCTTCGTTTCCGCCGATATGGAAGGCATCACGGGCATCGCCGACCCGCGCGACGTCGTGAAAGACGAAGCGGACTACGACGATGGACGGAAGCTGATGGTCGGCGACGTGAACGCCGCAGTCGAAGGTTCACTCGCGGCTGGCGCGGAGAGAGTGCTCGTCAACGATTCACATTCCTCGATGACGAACCTCCCTCGGAGTGCGCTCCACGACGGCGCTCGCTTGATTCGGGGTGGAACGAAACCCCGGTCCATGATGCAGGGACTGACCGCTGACCACGGCGTCGCCTTTTTCATCGGCTATCACGCCAAGGCCGGAACGCCTGCGGCCGTCCTGAACCACACGTTCTACGCGCAAGAACTCGTCGCGCTTCGCGTGAACGACGGCGAGGTCGGCGAACTCGGATGGAACGCCGGACTCGCCCGCTCGCTCGGCGTTCCGATCGGGCTCGTGACGGGCGACGACGCGACCGAAACCGAGGCTCGTGACGAACTGGGGGACGTGGAAACTGCCGTCGTCAAGGACGGAATCGACCGATTCACGGCCGACTGTCTTCCGATTGAGGCGGCCCGCGAACGGATTCGAACCGCCGCGGAGCGGGCGGTTCGACGGGCCGCAACCGACGACTTCGAGCAATCGGTTCCGGACGAACCGATCGCTATCGAGGCCGACTGGGCGACGACGAATCAAGCCGCTCGTGCGGCAGGGCTACCGTCCGTCGAACGAGCGGGAGGCCGGACGACTCGCGTCGAGGGGACGGACTACGCCGGCGTATTCGAAGCCTCGGTGGCGATGTTACGCGCCGCAGGTGCGGGCCGAAACGAGTGGTACGGATAG
- a CDS encoding S9 family peptidase, with product MSSNLTLSDVLDVEYPAPPSWSSDGEFLATTMYEDDGNVLLVSDRTGDRTWRFAPEEGFVSEFSWSPTAPELLVATDGGDLLLAVPNERTTRRLISGSDDREAYTWSNDGSRFAFYRDGRPVVRDAVTGDERTYDVPVRGPFLGESRMFAWSDDDVSLAYRFVDDGTTQIGVVDVENDELVWRTRDETASRSPTWLADGRIVFDQQGEGGRVRRIVAVDPTTGEETVLAREIDRERGVVSQGATEVSPDGTRIALTLPLDGWDHVHVVDTETGERTQLTEGTFEDKGVADGAPQWRDDETLVFASNRNDAGQRHIFSVTLDGATESLVETAGTNVSPRPSPDGSALAYLHADRHRSPELRVDVDGHTNRITRSSVENWPVPPIEPERIEFESAGRHIESYLLDPRKFETVAGDATDLPAVVCVHGGPMRQMRDGWHPSRSYSLFYTFHQYLAERGYIGLFVNYRGGIGYGRDFRQAIAGVRGADEIEDVARAGQYLKELDYVDSDSVAVWGLSYGGYATLQVLGTHPDVFSLGINLAGLADLELYRDWAEETKYPAATSAEVLRMGGEPWDVPERWAEASPVTHMDRYEAPLYNFHGTADSYVNFEQLDLVVETLTDLGKEFDADHYPGENHVFSKRATWERTLAKVERTLEASR from the coding sequence ATGTCATCGAACCTCACGCTTTCCGACGTTCTCGACGTGGAGTATCCCGCTCCTCCCTCGTGGTCTTCGGACGGTGAATTTCTCGCCACCACGATGTACGAAGACGACGGAAACGTTCTCCTCGTCTCCGACCGAACGGGAGACCGGACGTGGCGTTTCGCTCCCGAAGAAGGCTTCGTCTCCGAATTTTCGTGGTCACCGACCGCTCCGGAACTGCTCGTCGCCACCGACGGTGGCGACCTCCTCCTCGCCGTCCCGAACGAACGGACGACACGACGACTCATATCCGGTTCGGACGACCGCGAAGCTTACACGTGGTCGAACGACGGGTCCCGATTCGCCTTCTATCGCGACGGCCGACCCGTCGTTCGTGACGCCGTAACGGGCGACGAACGAACGTACGACGTACCGGTACGTGGTCCGTTCCTCGGTGAATCCCGGATGTTTGCGTGGTCGGACGACGACGTCTCTCTCGCGTATCGATTCGTCGACGACGGGACGACGCAGATCGGCGTCGTCGATGTCGAGAACGACGAACTGGTGTGGCGTACTCGAGACGAGACGGCGAGCAGAAGTCCCACGTGGTTGGCCGACGGTCGCATCGTCTTCGACCAGCAAGGTGAGGGTGGACGCGTGCGACGCATCGTCGCAGTCGATCCGACGACCGGCGAGGAAACCGTTCTCGCCCGGGAAATCGACCGCGAACGCGGCGTCGTCTCACAGGGAGCAACGGAGGTGTCCCCCGATGGAACCCGAATCGCGCTCACGCTTCCACTCGACGGCTGGGATCACGTCCACGTGGTCGATACCGAGACTGGCGAACGCACGCAACTGACGGAAGGCACGTTCGAGGACAAAGGAGTCGCCGACGGGGCGCCGCAATGGCGCGACGACGAGACCCTCGTCTTCGCCTCGAATCGAAACGACGCCGGACAACGTCACATCTTTTCGGTCACGCTCGACGGTGCGACGGAATCACTCGTCGAAACGGCAGGGACGAACGTCTCACCCCGTCCATCCCCCGACGGTAGTGCGCTCGCGTATCTACACGCGGACCGCCACCGTTCGCCGGAACTTCGTGTCGATGTGGATGGGCACACCAATCGAATCACTCGGTCGTCAGTCGAGAACTGGCCAGTCCCACCCATCGAGCCGGAGCGAATCGAGTTCGAAAGCGCGGGCCGGCACATCGAGAGCTATCTGCTCGACCCCCGAAAATTCGAGACGGTTGCGGGCGATGCGACCGACCTGCCTGCGGTCGTCTGTGTTCACGGCGGACCGATGCGCCAGATGCGCGATGGCTGGCACCCATCGCGCTCCTACAGCCTGTTCTACACGTTTCATCAGTATCTCGCCGAAAGGGGATACATCGGTCTATTCGTCAACTACCGCGGTGGTATCGGCTATGGTCGGGACTTTCGACAGGCGATCGCGGGCGTCAGAGGTGCCGACGAAATCGAGGACGTTGCACGGGCGGGACAGTATCTAAAAGAACTCGACTATGTCGATTCCGACTCGGTCGCCGTCTGGGGACTTTCGTACGGTGGCTACGCCACGCTCCAAGTGCTCGGTACACATCCCGACGTATTCTCGCTCGGTATCAACCTCGCCGGACTCGCGGACCTCGAACTATATCGCGACTGGGCAGAAGAGACGAAATATCCGGCCGCTACCTCCGCGGAAGTGCTCCGGATGGGTGGCGAACCGTGGGACGTCCCGGAACGCTGGGCCGAAGCATCGCCGGTGACGCACATGGATCGCTACGAGGCGCCACTGTACAACTTCCACGGGACCGCCGACAGCTACGTCAACTTCGAACAGTTGGACCTCGTCGTGGAAACGCTCACCGACCTCGGAAAGGAGTTCGACGCCGACCACTACCCCGGCGAAAATCACGTCTTTTCGAAACGGGCGACGTGGGAACGAACGCTGGCGAAGGTCGAACGAACGCTGGAGGCGTCACGATGA
- a CDS encoding helix-turn-helix domain-containing protein yields the protein MSVIHVRDQHDGTSHRQVELKLWHPGCWTLEVTEEFDGTHILEKSLYPTDETVKGDFILVSEGDHDIETLVEAIDAHRVVESTAILKDGGSRARIVVTYQRASSIVPEIVNSEFMPIEPVHITGGYEHWTVLVRSDRLEAVFARMEGEYDITLEAIQEVNPRDNVEFADTSDQIYDSLSTRQTECLFEAHDAGYYNWPREISANDIAENFGISGPTFLEHLRKGEQKVLDAFLTKLAGRNY from the coding sequence ATGAGTGTTATCCACGTCAGAGACCAACACGATGGGACTTCACATCGACAGGTCGAACTCAAACTGTGGCATCCGGGCTGTTGGACCCTCGAAGTGACCGAGGAGTTCGATGGAACACACATTCTGGAAAAGTCGCTCTACCCGACCGACGAGACGGTCAAGGGGGATTTCATCCTCGTTTCCGAGGGTGACCACGATATCGAAACGCTGGTCGAAGCCATCGACGCCCACCGCGTGGTCGAGAGCACCGCCATTCTAAAGGACGGTGGGAGCCGTGCCCGTATCGTCGTCACGTATCAACGCGCATCGAGCATCGTCCCCGAAATCGTCAATTCGGAGTTCATGCCCATCGAACCGGTTCATATCACCGGTGGATACGAACACTGGACAGTCCTCGTGCGCTCCGACCGACTCGAAGCCGTGTTCGCCAGAATGGAAGGGGAGTACGATATCACACTGGAAGCGATACAGGAGGTAAACCCCCGAGATAACGTCGAATTTGCCGACACCAGCGATCAGATCTACGACTCGCTATCGACCCGGCAGACGGAGTGTCTCTTCGAAGCACACGATGCCGGCTACTACAATTGGCCACGCGAGATATCGGCAAACGATATCGCCGAGAATTTCGGTATCAGCGGCCCGACCTTCCTCGAACATCTCCGGAAGGGTGAGCAGAAAGTACTCGACGCGTTTCTGACGAAACTCGCCGGACGGAACTACTGA
- a CDS encoding zinc-binding dehydrogenase: MKAVQFEGHGGTEVIDYAEFPDPEPARDEVLVDMKAGALNHLDVWTRRGLPGLTLDMPHVPGSDGAGEVIEVGEGVTRFEPGDRVALSAGVSCGNCEYCRHGEHSLCVKYHIIGEHIRGVHSELAAIPEDNLLPVPEDVSWETAAAAPLVFQTAWRMLLTRGDVRPGEDVLVLGASGGVGHAAVQIADYAGATVYATGSSEEKLDHAHELGADYAINYEDDDFAHQIRELTGKRGVDVVVDHIGAATWQDSLKSLAKGGRVLTCGATTGGRPETDINRIFWNQLSVIGSTMASHGEADDVMELVWDGTFEPAIRAVLPMSETARAHELLENRDGFGKVVVKPDSEL, from the coding sequence ATGAAAGCCGTCCAGTTCGAAGGACACGGCGGGACGGAGGTTATCGACTACGCGGAGTTCCCCGACCCGGAACCTGCGCGCGACGAAGTTCTCGTCGATATGAAGGCGGGCGCGCTGAACCACTTGGACGTGTGGACGCGACGTGGGTTGCCCGGACTCACGCTCGATATGCCACACGTCCCCGGCAGTGACGGTGCGGGCGAAGTCATCGAGGTCGGCGAGGGCGTAACCCGATTCGAGCCCGGCGACCGCGTCGCCCTCTCGGCGGGCGTCAGTTGCGGAAACTGCGAGTACTGCCGCCACGGCGAACATTCGCTGTGTGTCAAATACCATATCATCGGCGAGCACATTCGCGGCGTTCACAGCGAACTCGCCGCGATTCCAGAGGACAATCTGCTCCCGGTCCCGGAGGACGTTTCGTGGGAGACTGCTGCCGCCGCGCCACTCGTCTTCCAAACTGCGTGGCGCATGCTTCTCACGCGTGGCGACGTTCGACCCGGTGAGGACGTGCTGGTCCTCGGCGCGTCCGGCGGCGTCGGCCACGCCGCCGTTCAAATCGCCGACTACGCAGGTGCGACGGTGTATGCCACGGGAAGTAGCGAGGAAAAACTCGACCACGCTCACGAACTCGGTGCGGACTACGCCATCAACTATGAGGACGACGACTTCGCCCACCAAATTCGTGAACTAACTGGCAAACGCGGCGTCGATGTGGTGGTAGACCACATCGGTGCGGCCACATGGCAGGATTCCCTAAAGAGTCTGGCCAAGGGCGGACGGGTTCTCACCTGCGGTGCGACGACGGGCGGACGACCGGAAACCGACATCAACCGCATCTTCTGGAATCAGCTCTCGGTCATCGGTTCCACGATGGCATCCCACGGCGAGGCGGACGACGTGATGGAACTGGTCTGGGACGGTACCTTCGAACCCGCGATTCGAGCGGTGCTTCCGATGAGCGAGACGGCACGCGCTCACGAACTACTCGAGAACCGCGATGGGTTTGGAAAAGTCGTCGTCAAACCGGATAGCGAACTGTGA
- a CDS encoding MogA/MoaB family molybdenum cofactor biosynthesis protein, with translation MVDLQSRDTRRASTDDEDEEVGDESNTGKDGNHHDDQRHEHDHHAHDVDELGFGVVTVSSSRSLDEDPAGDAIAELVESEGHDLVTRELVADDYDSVQKTVDNLVGRKDVDVVVTTGGTGVTPDDVTVEAVTPLLEKELPGFGELFRTLSYDEIGTKVVGTRTTAGVVDGVIVCCLPGSENAVRLGTDEILLPEVGHLVGLSGRE, from the coding sequence ATGGTCGATCTTCAGTCACGTGACACACGCCGGGCATCGACGGACGACGAAGACGAGGAAGTGGGGGACGAATCGAATACGGGGAAGGACGGGAACCACCACGACGACCAGCGGCACGAACACGACCATCACGCACACGACGTAGACGAACTCGGGTTTGGCGTCGTCACCGTCTCGTCCTCGCGTTCGCTCGACGAGGACCCCGCGGGAGATGCCATCGCCGAACTGGTCGAAAGCGAAGGGCACGACTTGGTGACCCGTGAATTAGTCGCGGACGATTACGATTCAGTACAAAAAACAGTGGATAACCTCGTCGGCAGAAAGGACGTCGATGTGGTCGTGACGACCGGTGGAACCGGCGTCACGCCCGACGACGTGACCGTCGAGGCGGTAACACCGCTCCTCGAAAAGGAACTTCCGGGATTCGGTGAACTGTTCCGCACCCTCTCCTACGACGAAATCGGGACGAAAGTCGTCGGGACGAGAACGACAGCAGGTGTCGTCGATGGTGTCATCGTCTGTTGTCTTCCCGGGAGCGAAAACGCGGTTCGCCTCGGTACCGACGAAATCCTCCTGCCGGAAGTAGGTCACCTCGTCGGACTCTCCGGACGGGAGTAG
- a CDS encoding TrmB family transcriptional regulator, which produces MASLRDLGLSEYEARAYRALLNTGPTTAKELSRASEVPMGRIYDVLNSLETHNLVRSQSASRPKKYVAVEPGTALDRLLDDKLQELDAKAEQYEDIVDELGTELDNTEPPIEEGFWTAAVGPEESLELLIERLDAAEDRIVMVAGRVSPTFDIGDVGETVTKHIEQALSRDVEVSVLMSPELVRTLPPSVGDRYATTLSDHPKFSVRTTSKLDGTFNLIDEIEVCIEVANPLSPGEAFAMIDLKDPEFAANVNSQFTSRWEVAEPLRL; this is translated from the coding sequence ATGGCAAGTCTCCGCGATTTAGGCCTCTCCGAATACGAAGCGCGGGCGTATCGGGCACTGTTGAACACCGGTCCGACCACGGCGAAGGAGCTTTCGCGCGCGAGTGAAGTTCCGATGGGTCGAATATACGACGTCCTCAACAGTTTGGAGACGCACAACCTCGTCCGCAGTCAGAGCGCGAGTCGTCCGAAAAAGTACGTCGCCGTCGAACCGGGAACCGCGCTCGACCGACTGCTGGACGACAAACTGCAGGAACTGGACGCGAAAGCGGAGCAGTACGAGGACATCGTCGATGAGTTGGGAACGGAACTCGACAACACGGAACCGCCCATCGAGGAAGGATTTTGGACGGCGGCAGTCGGCCCGGAAGAATCACTCGAACTGCTGATCGAACGGTTGGACGCCGCCGAGGATCGCATTGTCATGGTTGCTGGTCGTGTGTCGCCGACGTTCGACATCGGTGATGTCGGTGAAACCGTCACCAAACATATCGAGCAAGCCCTCTCCCGTGACGTCGAAGTCTCGGTGCTCATGTCGCCGGAACTCGTCCGCACGTTGCCGCCGAGCGTCGGTGACCGATACGCGACCACCCTCTCCGACCATCCGAAATTCTCCGTGCGGACGACCTCGAAACTCGATGGGACGTTCAATCTCATCGACGAAATAGAGGTGTGTATCGAGGTCGCAAACCCCCTCTCACCGGGCGAAGCGTTCGCCATGATCGACCTCAAGGATCCGGAGTTCGCCGCGAACGTGAACAGCCAGTTCACTTCTCGATGGGAAGTGGCGGAACCGCTTCGTCTCTAA
- a CDS encoding DUF255 domain-containing protein, with the protein MDESAKGTKIEWREWGSDAFSEAQDENKPVLLSLSARWCSWCHEMDETTYSIPTLAANVNDSFVPVRVDIDRHPRVRERYNMGGFPTTVFLTPEGEHLTGATFLDHDTMRQVVGQVRDLWKHKGREAAQVPRNVRDQNPPADDVTEEIERLLVGQVEDRFDATHGGWGDDAKFPLPRTVEFALKRDRERALATLSPITANLFDDYEGGFFRYAGTRDWNDVHHEKVLDANAALVRAYANAYLYTGEERYRDPAEKTIEYLTTTLWNGEAFGGSQQPGDGYYDGDASDRESEDAPAIDSTAFADWNALAADALLTFAAYTDDDHARRYAERTLDFLDSLIDDGAVAHYRDGDESDEIEGGESGLLADQAYVVRAFTTAAQVLGDGTDDGNSGYLDTACEVTDYTIDTLQQDDGAFVDGPIEGPGLLDRPLRPVDGNAALADALVDLSVLTDDPRYEETAAEALGAFAGAADRIGVQVAGYGTAASRVCRQPLTIVVATPSGSDLHRAALRIADHEKVVVPNADGEFEDGHAYLVAEDTVSDPASTPAELNELAADLF; encoded by the coding sequence ATGGACGAGTCCGCGAAAGGAACGAAGATCGAGTGGCGAGAGTGGGGTTCGGACGCCTTTTCCGAGGCGCAAGACGAGAACAAACCCGTCCTCCTGTCCCTCTCCGCGCGGTGGTGTTCGTGGTGTCACGAGATGGACGAGACGACGTATTCGATACCGACGTTGGCGGCGAACGTCAACGACTCGTTCGTCCCGGTCCGAGTGGATATCGACCGACATCCCCGCGTTCGCGAGCGATACAACATGGGCGGATTCCCGACGACGGTCTTCCTCACGCCGGAAGGCGAACATCTGACCGGTGCGACCTTCCTCGACCACGACACGATGCGACAGGTCGTCGGGCAGGTTCGCGACCTCTGGAAACACAAAGGGCGAGAAGCGGCACAGGTGCCGCGAAACGTACGCGACCAAAACCCGCCCGCTGACGACGTAACCGAGGAAATCGAGCGCCTCCTGGTCGGACAGGTCGAGGACCGATTCGACGCGACACATGGCGGATGGGGTGACGATGCGAAGTTCCCGCTCCCTCGGACCGTCGAATTCGCGCTGAAACGAGACCGGGAGCGCGCACTCGCCACCTTGTCGCCGATCACGGCGAACCTTTTCGACGACTACGAGGGTGGATTCTTCCGCTACGCGGGAACTCGCGACTGGAACGACGTTCATCACGAAAAAGTGCTCGACGCAAACGCCGCACTCGTGCGCGCATACGCGAACGCCTACCTGTACACGGGCGAGGAACGCTACCGCGACCCCGCCGAGAAAACGATCGAATATCTGACGACGACGCTCTGGAACGGCGAGGCCTTCGGTGGAAGCCAGCAACCCGGCGATGGATACTACGATGGTGATGCGAGCGACCGCGAGAGCGAAGACGCCCCGGCCATCGATTCGACCGCCTTCGCCGACTGGAACGCGCTGGCAGCGGATGCCTTACTGACGTTTGCGGCCTACACTGACGACGACCACGCTCGTCGCTACGCCGAACGAACTCTCGACTTTCTCGATTCGCTCATCGATGACGGTGCCGTCGCCCACTATCGAGACGGCGACGAGAGTGACGAAATCGAGGGGGGCGAATCCGGACTGCTCGCCGACCAGGCGTACGTCGTTCGTGCGTTCACCACCGCCGCCCAAGTACTTGGAGACGGAACTGACGACGGGAATTCCGGCTACCTCGACACTGCGTGCGAAGTCACCGACTACACGATCGATACGCTTCAGCAGGACGACGGCGCGTTCGTCGACGGACCGATCGAAGGGCCTGGACTGCTCGACCGGCCGCTCCGTCCCGTCGATGGAAACGCGGCGCTCGCCGACGCACTGGTGGACCTCTCAGTTCTCACCGACGACCCACGATACGAGGAGACGGCAGCGGAGGCACTCGGTGCTTTTGCCGGCGCGGCGGACCGAATCGGTGTTCAGGTTGCTGGCTACGGAACCGCGGCATCGCGCGTGTGTAGACAACCACTCACGATCGTCGTCGCTACGCCGTCCGGATCCGACCTTCATCGCGCTGCACTCCGGATTGCGGACCACGAGAAAGTTGTCGTCCCGAACGCGGACGGCGAATTCGAGGATGGACACGCCTACCTCGTTGCAGAAGACACGGTATCCGACCCGGCGAGCACACCTGCCGAACTGAACGAACTCGCAGCGGATTTGTTTTAA
- a CDS encoding peptidylprolyl isomerase produces the protein MADDLTATLHTNHGDIEVRLFDERAPRTVQNFVGLATGDRDWTDPKSGDKVSGEPLYDDVLFHRVIDDFMIQGGDPTGTGRGGPGYQFDDEFHPELKHDSEGILSMANSGPNTNGSQFFITLAPTPHLDNKHSVFGEVIDGMDVVTEIGSVDTDRQDKPKSDVVLESIEVHDE, from the coding sequence ATGGCAGACGACCTGACAGCCACGCTTCACACGAACCACGGCGACATCGAGGTACGACTGTTCGACGAGCGCGCACCCCGCACCGTCCAGAACTTCGTCGGACTCGCGACGGGCGACCGGGACTGGACCGACCCGAAATCCGGCGACAAAGTCTCCGGCGAACCCCTCTACGACGACGTGCTCTTCCACCGCGTCATCGACGACTTCATGATTCAGGGCGGCGACCCGACCGGAACCGGCCGCGGCGGTCCCGGCTACCAGTTCGACGACGAGTTCCACCCCGAACTCAAACACGACAGCGAGGGCATCCTCTCGATGGCGAACTCCGGCCCGAACACCAACGGCTCGCAGTTCTTCATCACGCTCGCCCCGACGCCGCACCTCGACAACAAACACTCCGTCTTCGGCGAAGTCATCGACGGCATGGATGTCGTCACGGAAATCGGCTCCGTGGACACGGACCGACAGGACAAACCGAAGAGCGACGTCGTGCTCGAGTCGATCGAAGTTCACGACGAATAA
- a CDS encoding cytochrome P450 has protein sequence MAGRVPSGPEGVPFLGSSLRYADDPLGFMERVADEYGDVARMDVYTQEVYQVTDPEAIRRVLVTNAANYRKPSLGGDEGLGGLLGDGLLTSNGEHWQRQRKIMQPSFYGDKLNEYADIIVRDTETLADSWHDGKHIDIHREMSELTLRIVVESLLGARIDGMERTIREALLEVGERFRPGPQGFVPEEVPTPRNVRYRRSVEILDRILREVRREHDVHGSEDDLLGTLLGEEADGRLDEGSVRNEMMTMLLAGHDTTALTLTYAWDLLSRHPEKERTFHDELDSVVDESPTIADLGKLNYLETVVMEAMRLYPPAYVVYRQAAEADELAGFHIPAGTIVATPQWVVHRDERFFDDPEAFRPERWTNEFRRDLPEFAYFPFGGGTRKCIGDGFAMREAKLVLATLGSRFAFERISDTPLSLVPFVTIHPEDPVEMTVRAR, from the coding sequence ATGGCAGGCCGAGTGCCATCGGGGCCGGAGGGGGTACCGTTTCTTGGGTCGAGTCTCCGCTACGCCGACGACCCGCTGGGGTTCATGGAACGTGTCGCGGACGAGTACGGCGACGTCGCTCGAATGGATGTGTATACGCAGGAAGTGTATCAGGTCACCGACCCCGAAGCCATTCGCCGCGTTCTCGTAACGAACGCGGCGAACTACCGCAAGCCGAGTTTGGGTGGCGACGAAGGGTTGGGCGGGCTGCTCGGCGATGGGTTGCTGACGAGCAACGGGGAGCACTGGCAGCGCCAGCGAAAAATCATGCAACCGTCCTTCTACGGCGATAAACTGAACGAGTACGCCGACATCATCGTCCGCGATACGGAGACGCTGGCGGATTCGTGGCACGACGGCAAACACATAGATATCCACCGCGAGATGTCCGAACTCACCCTTCGAATCGTCGTCGAGAGTTTGCTCGGTGCGCGAATCGACGGGATGGAGCGAACCATCCGCGAAGCACTGTTGGAGGTCGGCGAGCGGTTCCGCCCCGGCCCGCAGGGATTCGTCCCCGAAGAGGTGCCGACGCCGCGGAACGTTCGCTATCGCCGGTCGGTCGAGATCCTAGACCGGATCCTTCGCGAAGTTCGCAGAGAACACGACGTTCACGGCTCGGAAGACGACTTGCTCGGAACGCTTCTCGGAGAGGAGGCGGACGGACGACTGGACGAGGGATCGGTCCGGAACGAGATGATGACGATGTTGCTCGCGGGCCACGACACGACTGCCTTAACCCTCACGTACGCTTGGGATCTCCTGTCGAGGCATCCCGAGAAGGAACGAACGTTCCACGACGAACTCGATTCGGTAGTCGACGAGTCCCCGACCATCGCCGACCTCGGGAAACTGAATTATTTGGAGACCGTGGTGATGGAGGCGATGCGCCTCTACCCGCCCGCCTACGTCGTTTATCGACAGGCGGCGGAAGCCGATGAACTCGCCGGATTTCATATTCCTGCCGGAACCATCGTCGCTACGCCGCAGTGGGTCGTCCACCGAGACGAACGGTTTTTCGACGACCCCGAAGCGTTCCGTCCGGAACGATGGACGAACGAGTTCCGCCGGGACCTTCCCGAATTTGCCTACTTCCCGTTCGGCGGTGGCACGCGCAAATGCATCGGCGACGGGTTCGCCATGCGTGAGGCAAAACTCGTGTTGGCGACGCTCGGAAGTCGGTTCGCGTTCGAACGAATATCCGACACGCCGCTCTCGCTGGTTCCGTTTGTCACGATTCATCCCGAAGACCCGGTCGAGATGACGGTTCGCGCTCGATAA
- a CDS encoding SHOCT domain-containing protein, with translation MDSSHRSLERQIPPIVTLLVLGFGLTALFLGYEWFWMVFALGFAVVLPILTILSNAVFGWESESERREDEPKSEPVDEQQDALDILRSRYASGKIDEGEFERRVDLLLENETVEDVKAQRTRNERELS, from the coding sequence ATGGACAGCAGTCACCGATCGCTTGAGAGGCAAATTCCACCGATTGTCACGCTTCTCGTCCTCGGTTTCGGATTGACAGCGCTGTTTCTCGGGTATGAGTGGTTCTGGATGGTGTTCGCCCTCGGGTTCGCCGTAGTACTCCCCATTTTGACTATTCTCTCCAACGCAGTGTTCGGGTGGGAAAGCGAGAGCGAACGGCGAGAAGACGAACCGAAATCGGAACCGGTGGACGAACAGCAGGATGCCCTCGACATACTTCGAAGCCGATACGCGAGCGGCAAAATCGACGAAGGTGAGTTCGAGCGTCGGGTTGACCTGCTGCTGGAGAACGAGACCGTCGAGGACGTGAAAGCACAGAGAACGCGGAACGAACGCGAATTGAGTTGA
- a CDS encoding DUF302 domain-containing protein translates to MPRKSNRRTMLKLASALLGGGAFATVGGATRQTTTGTQPDENGLVTVESDRSFDETVERIEGDIENTDALTLVTTVDHSDNAESAGLDLPPTVLFIFGNPELGTPLMQASRTVAIDLPQKLLVWQDGETVNVTYNDPQYIANRHGIRNQEQRLDTIGRTLRALATGGTGSGL, encoded by the coding sequence ATGCCGAGGAAATCGAATCGACGAACGATGTTGAAACTCGCCAGCGCACTTCTCGGCGGCGGCGCATTCGCCACCGTCGGAGGAGCGACTCGACAAACAACTACTGGAACCCAACCCGACGAAAACGGCCTCGTAACGGTCGAAAGCGACCGTAGTTTCGACGAGACCGTCGAACGAATCGAGGGAGATATCGAGAACACGGACGCGCTGACCCTCGTCACGACGGTTGACCACTCCGATAATGCCGAGTCAGCGGGTCTCGATTTACCGCCGACGGTGCTGTTCATTTTCGGCAATCCGGAACTCGGCACGCCGCTGATGCAGGCGAGTCGAACCGTCGCCATCGACCTGCCGCAGAAACTGCTGGTCTGGCAGGACGGCGAGACGGTGAACGTCACCTACAACGACCCGCAGTATATCGCAAATCGTCACGGCATACGGAATCAGGAGCAACGACTCGATACGATTGGCCGCACGCTTCGCGCGCTCGCCACTGGTGGTACAGGGAGCGGACTGTAG